From the genome of Ictalurus punctatus breed USDA103 chromosome 28, Coco_2.0, whole genome shotgun sequence, one region includes:
- the usf1l gene encoding upstream transcription factor 1, like isoform X1, whose translation MQHFNFIHQQRCTNCFYGCGQQKSPDPQVDMPIMEEGATATAVDPSTVAIQSAATFSAEQPIKYVFKTEGNSGQVTYRVIHVAEGQMETQSDGTAAVSVVTGFPAASQAGTPPVTRAVYAQAEGLEMEATEGHYYYPSTISDTAPATIVTNVHAADSLLTQPTSAGQLYVMMSPQEVLGTTNQSKSETPCTSRDDKRRAQHNEVERRRRDKINNWIVQLSKTIPDCTVDSAKTSQSKGGILSKACDYIQELRQSNARLSEELETLERLRLDNQLLRQEVEDWKSKNQMLRSQLRHHGIVAASSMDPQ comes from the exons ATGCAGCACTTTAACTTCATCCATCAACAAAGATGCACCAACTGTTTCTATGGGTGTGG GCAACAGAAAAGCCCTGATCCACAGGTGGATATGCCTATCATGGAGGAAG GAGCTACTGCTACAGCTGTTGACCCATCTACTGTTGCAATTCAGTCAGCTGCTACGTTTTCTGCTGAACAGCCAATAAAGTACGTTTTCAAAACGGAGGGAAATTCTGGACAG GTGACGTATCGAGTGATCCATGTAGCTGAAGGGCAGATGGAGACTCAGTCAGATGGAACTGCAGCTGTTAGTGTTGTGACTGGCTTCCCTGCAGCCTCGCAGGCCGGGACACCCCCCGTAACACGG GCTGTATATGCCCAGGCTGAGGGTCTTGAGATGGAGGCCACTGAGGGTCACTACTACTATCCATCCACTATCAGTGACACTGCCCCAGCCACCATAGTAACCAATGTCCATGCGGCTGATTCGCTACTCACGCAACCTACATCTGCAG GCCAACTTTATGTGATGATGTCACCACAGGAAGTGTTAGGCACAACCAATCAGAG TAAGTCTGAGACACCTTGCACTTCAAGAGATGACAAGAGGAGAGCACAGCATAATGAAG TTGAACGCAGACGCAGggacaaaataaacaactgGATTGTCCAGCTGTCCAAAACAATCCCTGATTGCACCGTGGACTCGGCCAAAACGAGCCAG AGTAAAGGTGGGATCCTATCAAAGGCCTGTGATTACATTCAGGAATTGCGCCAAAGCAATGCTCGATTATCAGAGGAGCTGGAAACACTGGAGCGACTGAGGCTGGATAATCAGCTCCTCAGACAAGAG GTGGAAGACTGGAAATCTAAGAATCAGATGCTTAGAAGCCAGTTAAGGCATCATGGTATTGTCGCTGCCTCAAGCATGGACCCTCAGTGA
- the usf1l gene encoding upstream transcription factor 1, like isoform X2: MKGQQKSPDPQVDMPIMEEGATATAVDPSTVAIQSAATFSAEQPIKYVFKTEGNSGQVTYRVIHVAEGQMETQSDGTAAVSVVTGFPAASQAGTPPVTRAVYAQAEGLEMEATEGHYYYPSTISDTAPATIVTNVHAADSLLTQPTSAGQLYVMMSPQEVLGTTNQSKSETPCTSRDDKRRAQHNEVERRRRDKINNWIVQLSKTIPDCTVDSAKTSQSKGGILSKACDYIQELRQSNARLSEELETLERLRLDNQLLRQEVEDWKSKNQMLRSQLRHHGIVAASSMDPQ, translated from the exons ATGAAGGG GCAACAGAAAAGCCCTGATCCACAGGTGGATATGCCTATCATGGAGGAAG GAGCTACTGCTACAGCTGTTGACCCATCTACTGTTGCAATTCAGTCAGCTGCTACGTTTTCTGCTGAACAGCCAATAAAGTACGTTTTCAAAACGGAGGGAAATTCTGGACAG GTGACGTATCGAGTGATCCATGTAGCTGAAGGGCAGATGGAGACTCAGTCAGATGGAACTGCAGCTGTTAGTGTTGTGACTGGCTTCCCTGCAGCCTCGCAGGCCGGGACACCCCCCGTAACACGG GCTGTATATGCCCAGGCTGAGGGTCTTGAGATGGAGGCCACTGAGGGTCACTACTACTATCCATCCACTATCAGTGACACTGCCCCAGCCACCATAGTAACCAATGTCCATGCGGCTGATTCGCTACTCACGCAACCTACATCTGCAG GCCAACTTTATGTGATGATGTCACCACAGGAAGTGTTAGGCACAACCAATCAGAG TAAGTCTGAGACACCTTGCACTTCAAGAGATGACAAGAGGAGAGCACAGCATAATGAAG TTGAACGCAGACGCAGggacaaaataaacaactgGATTGTCCAGCTGTCCAAAACAATCCCTGATTGCACCGTGGACTCGGCCAAAACGAGCCAG AGTAAAGGTGGGATCCTATCAAAGGCCTGTGATTACATTCAGGAATTGCGCCAAAGCAATGCTCGATTATCAGAGGAGCTGGAAACACTGGAGCGACTGAGGCTGGATAATCAGCTCCTCAGACAAGAG GTGGAAGACTGGAAATCTAAGAATCAGATGCTTAGAAGCCAGTTAAGGCATCATGGTATTGTCGCTGCCTCAAGCATGGACCCTCAGTGA